A region from the Sphingopyxis lindanitolerans genome encodes:
- a CDS encoding helix-turn-helix transcriptional regulator: MDNKLKVLRAMRSWSQAELADRLDVSRQAVNAIETGKYDPSLPLAFKLARLFAMPIEEIFDDGHEGSGDGE; the protein is encoded by the coding sequence GTGGACAACAAGCTGAAAGTGTTGCGCGCGATGCGAAGTTGGAGCCAGGCCGAACTGGCCGACCGGCTCGACGTGTCGCGGCAGGCGGTGAACGCGATCGAAACGGGCAAATATGACCCGTCGCTGCCGCTCGCCTTCAAGCTGGCCCGGCTGTTCGCCATGCCGATCGAGGAGATTTTCGATGACGGTCATGAAGGATCCGGCGATGGCGAATGA
- a CDS encoding TraB/GumN family protein, with the protein MKSWFKTLAASCAVIPFAHCALVPGNVAFAKEPAAAATTATVAVKPGMWAVKDADTTIYLFGTVHVLKPGLGWFDGAVRQAFDKSDELVLEMVMPEDQAEAAKATMPLAMAKDGKALSTKLDPDALTAYQAALTGLGVPANAFDMFKPWFAAVTLSVLPLTKLGYDPTQGAEMQLTAAAKAVAKPISGFETLEEQLGFFDSLPEEGQIAFLNATVKDIDKLAPTLDTMVVQWGKGDTDQLAATMNESMAATPELTKTLLWDRNARWADQIKARMDKPGTVFVAVGAGHLAGQKSVQDYLKERGLTAKRVQ; encoded by the coding sequence ATGAAAAGCTGGTTCAAGACGCTTGCCGCAAGCTGCGCCGTCATTCCGTTCGCCCATTGCGCGCTGGTGCCCGGCAATGTCGCCTTTGCCAAGGAACCCGCCGCCGCCGCCACGACGGCGACAGTCGCGGTCAAGCCCGGCATGTGGGCGGTCAAGGATGCCGACACCACCATCTATCTGTTCGGCACGGTGCATGTGCTGAAGCCCGGTCTCGGCTGGTTCGACGGCGCCGTCCGGCAGGCGTTCGACAAATCGGACGAACTCGTGCTCGAAATGGTGATGCCCGAGGATCAGGCCGAGGCCGCGAAAGCCACGATGCCGCTGGCGATGGCCAAGGACGGCAAGGCCCTGTCGACGAAGCTCGATCCCGACGCGCTGACGGCCTATCAGGCCGCGCTCACTGGTCTTGGCGTCCCCGCAAACGCCTTTGACATGTTCAAGCCGTGGTTCGCGGCGGTCACTTTGTCGGTGCTGCCGCTGACCAAGCTCGGCTATGATCCGACCCAGGGCGCCGAAATGCAGCTGACCGCGGCGGCCAAGGCGGTGGCCAAGCCGATCTCGGGCTTCGAGACGCTCGAGGAACAGCTCGGCTTTTTCGACTCCTTGCCCGAGGAAGGCCAGATCGCGTTCCTCAACGCCACGGTCAAGGATATCGACAAGCTCGCCCCGACGCTCGACACGATGGTCGTACAGTGGGGCAAGGGCGACACCGACCAGCTCGCCGCGACGATGAACGAAAGCATGGCGGCGACCCCCGAACTGACCAAGACGCTGTTGTGGGACCGCAACGCGCGCTGGGCCGACCAGATCAAGGCGCGGATGGACAAGCCCGGCACGGTCTTCGTCGCGGTCGGCGCGGGCCACCTTGCGGGGCAGAAGAGCGTTCAGGACTATCTGAAGGAACGCGGGCTGACGGCGAAGCGCGTTCAATAA